In Porites lutea chromosome 1, jaPorLute2.1, whole genome shotgun sequence, a single genomic region encodes these proteins:
- the LOC140937883 gene encoding steroid 17-alpha-hydroxylase/17,20 lyase-like — protein MESILSMIYNFLSLGNILLLLLLLFILHYLMILYEFRNMPPGPRFTSLPILGNVLSLDLKAKKLNDAFQSLKGNYGRVFSMKVGSYKFVMASTPDAVKEVLVKKSADYAGRQQEHATLEASLGGKDIIFGNYGPGWKLHRKLFTTALRQYLSDIPLIERRVNTQAEKLVLFMEEHRGQPFDPADCLMRAVADVICGITFGEGYDTTNPDLNMLLKLNSGLMANVADAQLARMLDFFPLAKYLPIKAYDSFLGPFPKIHTIIRKFLNERKKTFDPAQPVKDLIAGLLHAKLEAEGESNEDRTALLTDDYFTNTIEDMFSAGYETTSTTMKWALALLVNYPHYQEAIQRQLDEVIGDQTPSLEHRSRLPLIQATIMETLRVGNVVPLAVPHLTLTDTTICGYRVPKDTIVFVDTESVHLDPKCWEDPTLFNPYRHIDQDGQLITNQGNFFPFGAGRRVCAGEPLAKVELFLFLSWMLQKFTFLAEEDGRLPKLEGIFNLTQFPVPYKIRAIKRK, from the exons ATGGAGTCAATTCTCTCCATGATTTATAATTTCCTAAGCCTCGGAAATATTCTCCTTTTGTTGCTTCTACTGTTCATTTTACATTACCTGATGATCCTCTACGAATTCAGAAACATGCCTCCGGGTCCTCGCTTCACTTCTTTACCCATATTAGGAAACGTCCTTTCTCTCGACCTCAAGGCGAAGAAACTTAACGATGCTTTTCAAAG tctCAAAGGAAATTATGGCCGCGTATTCTCTATGAAAGTTGGAAGCTATAAGTTCGTCATGGCTTCAACTCCTGATGCTGTTAAAGAGGTGCTCGTAAAGAAGTCTGCTGATTATGCCGGGAGACAACAAGAACACGCTACATTGGAAGCATCCCTTG GAGGTAAAGATATTATTTTTGGTAACTATGGTCCTGGCTGGAAGCTTCATCGCAAGCTCTTTACAACAGCTCTTCGCCAGTACCTCTCCGACATCCCTCTGATTGAAAGGCGCGTTAATACACAAGCCGAAAAACTGGTTCTGTTCATGGAGGAACACAGAGGACAACCCTTTGATCCTGCAGATTGCTTGATGCGTGCTGTGGCTGATGTCATTTGTGGCATCACCTTTGGAGAAGGTTACGACACAACCAATCCGGATTTGAACATGCTTTTGAAACTAAACTCAGGCTTGATGGCAAATGTTGCTGATGCGCAACTGGCCAGAAtgttagattttttccccttggCAAAGTACTTACCCATCAAGGCTTACGATAGTTTTCTAGGCCCCtttcctaaaatacataccaTAATTCGCAAATTTCTAAATGAACGGAAAAAGACTTTTGATCCAGCGCAGCCTGTAAAAGATTTGATCGCAGGTCTCCTTCATGCCAAACTTGAAGCTGAAGGTGAGAGCAATGAGGATAGAACCGCCCTCCTTACTGACGACTACTTCACCAACACGATTGAAGATATGTTTTCGGCAGGCTATGAAACCACAAGCACAACAATGAAATGGGCGCTCGCACTCTTGGTCAACTATCCACATTACCAAGAAGCTATTCAGCGACAGTTAGATGAAGTAATTGGTGACCAGACTCCTTCTTTGGAACACCGGTCTCGTCTGCCCCTCATCCAAGCGACCATTATGGAAACCTTACGAGTTGGAAACGTGGTACCACTTGCAGTTCCTCACCTCACCCTCACAGATACAACCATCTGTGGATACAGAGTTCCTAAAGATACCATAGTCTTTGTTGATACAGAATCCGTTCATTTGGATCCCAAATGCTGGGAAGATCCCACCTTATTTAACCCTTACCGCCACATTGACCAAGACGGGCAGTTGATCACCAACCAAGGTAATTTCTTCCCTTTTGGAGCTGGACGCCGGGTTTGTGCTGGTGAACCTCTGGCGAAGGTTGAGCTGTTTTTGTTCCTGTCGTGGATGCTTCAGAAGTTCACTTTCCTCGCTGAAGAAGATGGTCGTCTCCCAAAGTTAGAGGGAATTTTCAACCTCACTCAATTTCCAGTTCCCTACAAGATACGCGCCATCAAAAGAAAATGA